In the Bacteroidota bacterium genome, AAACGACATGCGTGACCACCCACTTGATGAGCTGGGGCACTTGCTTCAATATAATATTTACCTACTGCCAATTGTATTTGATTATTTGGAAGCAAAGAAATTGATGTTCCTGATACTGAAGAAATTTCGTTTAACCTTCTTGTTTGCCAGCTACCTGGAGTATTGGTTCCTCCACTGACTCCATTAGCCACTGAATCAATTAATATTGCATAATCTTGAATTGGGTCAACATTAACTGAGCCACCACTATTGCTAAGTGTTACAGTGTTACCCGATTGCGATAACGTTTGATTATCGTTGTCATTACTAGCAACCCATTGTCCACTAACCCTTTTTAGCACATCACCATTATTTCCAGTTGTTGTAAGTTTCTCTGCTGTTCTGCTATGAAAGGCATAAAAGGTAGAAGCTGCATCAATAACTCCTAAATCGTTCCATGTACATGCAATACAACTATTGTATTCAATTTTGATTTTCTTCTTACCCTTACTCCAGTCAATTTGGTTCATATTGGTTAATGAACCATTTACCTGTGAAGTAATAGTTTGCTGAGAAACTTCAATATTAAATTGACCGAAGGCATCAGTAGGCCTATTGTATATCAATTTTATTAGCGTATCTATTGAGGAAATGCTATCAATAAAAGTGAGTCTTACCTGTATATTGTTAGTTGTTCCATTGCCTGATACTATATTACCTGATCCATCACGAGCTATGGCCTGCAAGTTGATTGAATTTGGAACTACTGAGGTTTGTGCATTTAATGCAAAAGTTGCTGCTAATATAATTGCTATTGAAAAGATTAAATTTTTCATCTTGTTTTAAAGTTTATTGATTAATTTTTTATTGATTGTTTTCCAATCTTTTGAAACGAACCGTATCAGATAAATAGCAGGTGAAAGATTTTCTATGTTGAGAAGTTTTGTTTCGCCCTTGACCCAATAGTCAGTAATCACAAGTTCACCATTCATGGAATATAGCTGTACAATAAAATCTGAATTCATTCTAGCTGAACTCAAATAAAGCAAATCATTAGTTGGGTTTGGATAAACATTAAAATCATTGGTTAAAATTGAAAGGTTTTTTTCTTTGAT is a window encoding:
- a CDS encoding T9SS type A sorting domain-containing protein, whose protein sequence is MKTIFIVTIVLISSMQIVFGQAEMRRPVFTGGGSTSKGVALTMGQSFAGNKKAGCKIIQIGAQTGVDCDSLTFNGNCDVLGYWVNGTYILTGIKEKNLSILTNDFNVYPNPTNDLLYLSSARMNSDFIVQLYSMNGELVITDYWVKGETKLLNIENLSPAIYLIRFVSKDWKTINKKLINKL